From one Gemmobacter sp. genomic stretch:
- a CDS encoding DUF2256 domain-containing protein, with protein MPKMRRKADLPTRICARPFAWRKAWARVWDEVRFCSDRCRTDARRTRRGQPCGG; from the coding sequence ATGCCCAAGATGCGCCGCAAGGCCGACCTGCCGACCCGTATCTGCGCCCGCCCCTTCGCCTGGCGCAAGGCCTGGGCGCGGGTGTGGGACGAGGTGCGTTTCTGTTCCGACCGCTGCCGGACCGATGCGCGCCGCACCCGCAGGGGGCAGCCATGCGGCGGCTGA
- a CDS encoding winged helix-turn-helix domain-containing protein: protein MTLPVLTNPLARRLFLHRHALAEAPTGPATGADLAALIRRIGFVQVDSITTVERAHHMILFSRRQTYRPAALKPLLERDRLLWEHWTHDASVLPVETFPYWKHRFARDAERLHANWRRWFRDGYEAQFDTILSRIAADGPVTSSDVGEDEARGKGGWWDWHPSKTALEWLWRTGRLAITRREGFQKVYDLTERVVPAALLQADIAPAAKVDWACSSALDHLGFATPGELQAYWNAVPPQAVKPWVAAALARGEIVEIAVQGADGSTRKALARPDVLAVAQAAPEPTARLRVLSPFDPALRDRKRAEFLFGFFYRIEVFVPEAKRRWGYYVFPVLEGDRLVGRLDAKAHRTDGVLRLRAFWPEAGVRLTRARAEKLDAELHRLARFAGCDRVDYLPGWDRDHLAPQP from the coding sequence ATGACCCTGCCCGTCCTCACCAACCCGCTGGCCCGCCGCCTGTTCCTGCACCGCCATGCCCTGGCCGAGGCGCCGACCGGCCCGGCCACCGGCGCCGATCTGGCCGCGCTGATCCGGCGCATCGGCTTTGTCCAGGTCGACAGCATCACCACGGTGGAACGCGCGCATCACATGATCCTGTTCAGCCGGCGCCAGACCTATCGCCCGGCCGCGCTGAAGCCGCTGCTGGAGCGCGACCGGCTGCTGTGGGAACACTGGACGCATGATGCCTCGGTCCTGCCGGTCGAGACGTTTCCCTACTGGAAGCACCGCTTTGCCCGCGATGCCGAACGCCTGCATGCCAACTGGCGCCGCTGGTTCCGCGATGGTTACGAGGCGCAGTTCGACACCATCCTGTCACGCATCGCGGCGGATGGTCCCGTCACCTCGTCCGACGTGGGCGAGGATGAGGCCCGCGGCAAGGGCGGCTGGTGGGACTGGCATCCGTCCAAGACCGCGCTGGAATGGCTGTGGCGCACCGGGCGGCTGGCGATCACCCGGCGCGAGGGGTTCCAGAAAGTGTATGACCTGACCGAACGGGTCGTGCCCGCCGCGCTGTTGCAGGCCGATATCGCGCCCGCAGCCAAGGTGGACTGGGCCTGTTCCAGCGCGCTGGACCATCTGGGTTTTGCCACCCCGGGGGAATTGCAGGCCTATTGGAACGCCGTCCCGCCCCAGGCGGTGAAGCCCTGGGTCGCCGCAGCCCTGGCGCGGGGCGAGATTGTGGAGATAGCGGTGCAGGGCGCCGACGGTTCCACGCGCAAGGCGCTGGCCCGCCCCGATGTGCTGGCGGTGGCGCAGGCTGCCCCCGAACCCACCGCCCGGCTGCGCGTGCTGTCGCCCTTTGACCCCGCGCTGCGCGACCGCAAACGGGCCGAGTTCCTGTTCGGCTTCTTTTACCGGATCGAGGTTTTCGTGCCCGAGGCCAAGCGGCGCTGGGGCTATTACGTGTTTCCGGTGCTGGAAGGGGACCGGCTGGTCGGCCGGCTGGATGCCAAGGCGCACCGGACCGACGGCGTGCTGCGCCTGCGCGCCTTCTGGCCCGAGGCCGGGGTGCGCCTGACCCGCGCCCGGGCCGAAAAGCTGGATGCCGAACTGCACCGGCTGGCCCGCTTTGCCGGCTGCGACCGGGTGGACTACCTGCCCGGCTGGGACCGCGACCACCTGGCCCCGCAGCCCTAG
- a CDS encoding holin family protein — MGLIGRIVGSPQAVATLGQAAREVAEVFTPNATRALELAHDSGQAALAQHGAEFVHAPGGWFDRLVNGLNRLPRPMLALGTLGLFVYAMADPAGFGLRMQGLALVPEPLWWLLGAIVAFYFGARETYYRRARSTPEPAKPPEAASADPGNPALSQWLHQGGDR, encoded by the coding sequence ATGGGGCTGATCGGGCGGATCGTGGGGTCGCCGCAGGCGGTGGCCACGCTGGGGCAGGCCGCGCGCGAGGTGGCCGAGGTGTTCACGCCGAACGCCACCCGGGCGCTGGAACTGGCGCATGACAGCGGGCAGGCGGCGCTGGCCCAGCACGGGGCGGAATTCGTCCATGCGCCGGGCGGGTGGTTCGACCGGCTGGTCAACGGGCTGAACCGCTTGCCCCGGCCGATGCTGGCCCTGGGCACGCTGGGGTTGTTCGTTTACGCCATGGCGGATCCGGCGGGATTTGGCCTGCGGATGCAGGGGCTTGCGCTGGTGCCGGAACCGTTGTGGTGGCTGCTGGGGGCCATCGTCGCGTTCTATTTCGGGGCGCGTGAAACCTATTACCGTCGCGCGCGCAGCACGCCCGAGCCGGCAAAACCGCCCGAGGCCGCGTCGGCCGATCCGGGTAATCCCGCGCTCAGCCAGTGGCTGCATCAGGGGGGGGATCGCTAG
- the rpsR gene encoding 30S ribosomal protein S18, which yields MASKPFFRRRKVCPFSGENAPAIDYKDVKLLQRYISERGKIVPARITAVSAKKQRELARAIKRARFLALLPYAVK from the coding sequence ATGGCCAGCAAACCGTTTTTCCGCCGCCGCAAAGTCTGCCCGTTCTCGGGCGAGAATGCGCCCGCCATCGACTACAAGGACGTGAAACTCCTGCAGCGCTACATCTCCGAGCGCGGCAAGATCGTTCCCGCCCGCATCACCGCCGTCTCGGCCAAGAAGCAGCGTGAACTCGCCCGCGCCATCAAGCGCGCGCGCTTCCTCGCCCTGCTGCCCTACGCCGTGAAGTAA
- a CDS encoding cryptochrome/photolyase family protein, with translation MRRLILILGDQLSSGLSSLANLDPARDVVLMAELAEETGRPPRLAMAWRNLDRIAPAELARITAQAQAFQANPDGLKPPPHPRDLFG, from the coding sequence ATGCGGCGGCTGATCCTGATCCTGGGCGACCAGCTGTCGAGCGGCCTGTCGTCGCTGGCCAATCTGGACCCGGCCCGCGATGTGGTGCTGATGGCCGAACTGGCCGAGGAAACCGGCCGGCCCCCCCGGCTGGCCATGGCCTGGCGCAACCTGGACCGGATCGCCCCGGCCGAACTGGCGCGCATCACCGCGCAGGCGCAAGCGTTTCAGGCCAACCCCGACGGCCTGAAACCGCCGCCCCACCCGCGCGACCTGTTCGGCTGA
- a CDS encoding UdgX family uracil-DNA binding protein (This protein belongs to the uracil DNA glycosylase superfamily, members of which act in excision repair of DNA. However, it belongs more specifically to UdgX branch, whose founding member was found to bind uracil in DNA (where it does not belong), without cleaving it, appears to promote DNA repair by a pathway involving RecA, rather than base excision.): MIHAVPLPDQGAFPVWRAAARLAISHGIAPDRIDWQGSTGLFGGNPLPARPGPHAPRVPASFLTLAQSVGWHSAPDRFDLLYRALWRLDRGDGDPVSQTDPLGRRLHLMARSVARDIHKMHAFVRFRELPADGPRRRFAAWFEPEHDTLEPGSPFFAKRFGDMDWMIATPRQTATFTDGRLALGPAGPRPDLPEDASETLWATYFRNIFNPARIKTDAMRSEMPVKYWKNLPETRLIPDMLAKAPARVAQMQAAGAQAPRPGAAPVTARYRAAMPQPTDLPQTLDQAAQAAAQCRRCGLCERATQTVWGAGPPDAALMIVGEQPGDAEDLAGRPFVGPAGQLLREAMAQAGVPQDRVWLTNAVKHFKFTPRGKRRIHQSPDRPEIEACRWWLGLELALVRPRHTLALGASAALALTGQTGRLRDMAGRVLPGLHDGPVRVSGHPAHILRLPDGPARTTALAGLTADLAAAWQAASPQD; the protein is encoded by the coding sequence GTGATCCATGCGGTGCCCCTGCCCGATCAGGGCGCCTTTCCGGTGTGGCGCGCAGCGGCGCGGCTGGCGATCAGCCATGGCATTGCACCCGACCGGATCGACTGGCAGGGCAGCACGGGCCTGTTCGGCGGTAATCCGCTGCCCGCCCGGCCCGGCCCCCATGCCCCGCGCGTGCCGGCCAGCTTCCTGACCCTGGCGCAATCGGTCGGCTGGCATTCGGCGCCCGACCGCTTTGACCTGCTGTATCGCGCGCTCTGGCGGCTGGACCGGGGCGACGGCGACCCGGTGTCGCAGACCGACCCGCTGGGGCGCCGGCTGCACCTGATGGCAAGATCGGTCGCCCGCGACATCCACAAGATGCATGCCTTCGTGCGGTTCCGCGAACTGCCGGCCGATGGCCCCCGCCGCCGCTTTGCCGCCTGGTTCGAACCCGAACATGACACGCTGGAACCCGGCAGCCCGTTCTTTGCCAAGCGCTTTGGCGATATGGACTGGATGATCGCCACCCCGCGCCAGACCGCCACCTTCACCGATGGCCGGCTGGCCCTGGGCCCCGCCGGCCCGCGCCCCGACCTGCCCGAGGATGCGTCGGAAACCCTGTGGGCGACCTATTTCCGCAACATCTTCAACCCCGCCCGGATCAAGACCGATGCGATGCGGTCGGAAATGCCGGTCAAATACTGGAAGAACCTGCCCGAAACCCGCCTGATCCCCGACATGCTGGCCAAGGCGCCGGCCCGCGTGGCGCAGATGCAGGCCGCCGGCGCACAGGCCCCGCGCCCCGGCGCCGCCCCGGTGACCGCCCGCTACCGCGCCGCCATGCCGCAACCCACGGACCTGCCGCAAACGCTGGACCAGGCGGCGCAGGCCGCCGCCCAGTGCCGCCGCTGCGGGCTGTGCGAACGGGCGACCCAGACCGTCTGGGGCGCCGGTCCGCCCGATGCCGCCCTGATGATCGTCGGCGAACAACCGGGCGATGCCGAGGATCTGGCCGGCCGGCCCTTTGTCGGCCCGGCCGGCCAGCTGCTGCGCGAAGCGATGGCGCAGGCCGGGGTGCCGCAGGACCGGGTCTGGCTGACCAATGCCGTCAAGCATTTCAAATTCACCCCGCGCGGTAAGCGGCGCATCCATCAATCCCCCGACCGGCCGGAAATCGAGGCTTGTCGCTGGTGGCTGGGGCTGGAACTGGCGCTGGTCCGCCCGCGCCACACGCTGGCGCTGGGTGCCTCGGCCGCCTTGGCGCTGACGGGGCAGACCGGGCGTCTGCGCGACATGGCCGGTCGTGTGCTGCCGGGCCTGCACGATGGCCCGGTGCGGGTCAGCGGGCACCCGGCGCATATCCTGCGCCTGCCCGATGGCCCGGCGCGCACCACCGCCCTTGCCGGCCTGACCGCCGATCTGGCCGCCGCCTGGCAGGCGGCCAGCCCACAGGATTGA
- the rpsF gene encoding 30S ribosomal protein S6 — MPLYEHVLIARQDLSNAQAEGLIEHFSAVLSDNGGKVVGTEYWGVKTMAYKINKNRKGHYAFFRTDAPSAAVLEMERLARLHDDVMRVISIKVDAHEDGPSVQMQKRDERGDRDGPPREPRGDRGDRGDRGGFDRRERR; from the coding sequence ATGCCCCTTTACGAGCATGTCCTCATCGCGCGTCAGGATCTGTCCAACGCGCAGGCCGAAGGCCTTATCGAACATTTCTCCGCAGTGCTTTCCGACAACGGCGGCAAGGTCGTCGGCACGGAATACTGGGGCGTCAAGACGATGGCCTACAAGATCAACAAGAACCGCAAGGGGCACTACGCCTTTTTCCGCACTGACGCGCCCTCGGCCGCCGTGCTGGAGATGGAGCGTCTGGCCCGCCTGCACGACGACGTGATGCGCGTGATCTCGATCAAGGTCGATGCGCACGAAGACGGTCCGTCGGTGCAGATGCAAAAGCGTGACGAGCGTGGCGACCGTGACGGTCCCCCCCGCGAGCCGCGCGGCGATCGTGGCGACCGTGGTGATCGGGGCGGTTTCGACCGTCGCGAACGTCGCTGA
- a CDS encoding holin-associated N-acetylmuramidase — protein MKTVRQIAEEIVAREGGFVNDPDDPGGATNHGVTIHTMRRLGLDLTGDGRVDAADVRALGRAQAVDIYIRHYFDAPGLARLPDCLQPSVFDMFVNAGSNAIRILQQMLARMGYETTVDGALGPQTAKHAHQAAARDPALLADAYGIERRNYYYRLADGRPASRKYARRQNGGKGGWILRAEEFISPRFHLSDADHRKRVAAWG, from the coding sequence ATGAAGACGGTGCGGCAGATCGCCGAGGAAATCGTGGCGCGGGAAGGCGGGTTCGTGAACGACCCCGACGATCCGGGCGGGGCGACGAATCATGGCGTGACCATTCACACGATGCGGCGGCTGGGGCTGGATCTGACCGGCGATGGCCGGGTGGATGCGGCCGATGTGCGCGCGCTTGGCCGGGCGCAGGCGGTGGACATCTATATCCGGCATTACTTTGACGCGCCGGGGCTGGCGCGGCTGCCGGACTGCCTGCAACCTTCGGTCTTTGACATGTTCGTCAATGCTGGCTCCAACGCCATTCGCATCCTGCAACAGATGCTGGCGCGCATGGGTTATGAAACCACGGTGGACGGCGCGCTTGGCCCGCAGACCGCGAAACACGCCCATCAGGCGGCGGCGCGCGATCCGGCGCTGCTGGCCGATGCCTATGGGATCGAGCGGCGCAATTACTATTACCGCCTGGCCGATGGCCGGCCGGCCAGCCGCAAATATGCAAGGCGGCAGAACGGGGGCAAGGGCGGCTGGATTCTGCGGGCCGAGGAATTCATCTCGCCCCGCTTTCACCTGAGCGATGCGGATCACCGGAAAAGGGTTGCGGCATGGGGCTGA
- a CDS encoding putative DNA modification/repair radical SAM protein: MTALTLQSKLAILSDAAKYDASCASSGGERRDSTKGGIGSSGGSGICHAYTPDGRCISLLKILMTNFCIFDCAYCINRVSSNVPRARFSVDEVVRLTLDFYRRNYIEGLFLSSGIIRSPDQTMADMARIARILREDHGFKGYIHLKTIPDAAPDLIREAGLWADRLSINVELPHDDSLRRLAPEKRPETIRSTMAHVRTEGEAAQDRSHTGRKPRRFAPAGQSTQMIIGADGTDDVAILSSATRLYSSYRLRRVYYSAFSPIPEASAVLPLIQPPLVREHRLYQADWLLRFYGFSVEEIASGTTGNHLDLGVDPKLAWALQNRAQFPLDVNRAPRELLLRVPGFGTRTVDRILTARRNGALRWEDVARLGAAMKKARPFISLPGWTPRALTDSADLRARFAPPPEQLQLL, from the coding sequence ATGACCGCGCTTACGCTTCAGTCCAAACTTGCCATCCTGTCGGATGCGGCGAAATACGATGCGTCCTGTGCCTCCAGCGGGGGGGAACGACGCGATTCCACCAAGGGCGGCATCGGATCATCGGGGGGCAGCGGCATCTGCCATGCCTATACGCCCGACGGGCGCTGCATTTCGCTGCTGAAGATCCTGATGACCAACTTCTGCATCTTCGACTGCGCCTATTGCATCAACCGGGTGTCGTCGAACGTGCCCCGCGCGCGGTTTTCGGTGGACGAGGTGGTGCGCCTGACGCTGGATTTCTACCGCCGGAATTATATCGAAGGGCTGTTCCTGTCGTCGGGCATCATCCGGTCACCCGACCAGACGATGGCCGACATGGCGCGCATCGCCCGGATCTTGCGCGAAGACCACGGGTTCAAGGGCTATATCCACCTGAAGACCATTCCCGATGCTGCCCCCGACCTGATCCGCGAGGCGGGGTTATGGGCCGACCGGCTGTCGATCAACGTGGAACTGCCGCACGATGACAGCCTGCGCCGGCTGGCGCCGGAAAAGCGGCCGGAAACCATCCGCTCCACCATGGCCCATGTCCGCACCGAAGGCGAGGCGGCGCAGGACCGCAGCCATACCGGCCGCAAGCCGCGCCGCTTTGCCCCCGCCGGGCAAAGCACGCAAATGATCATCGGCGCCGATGGCACCGATGATGTGGCAATCCTGTCCAGCGCGACGCGGCTGTATTCCTCGTATAGGCTGCGGCGGGTGTATTATTCCGCCTTTTCCCCCATCCCCGAGGCGTCGGCAGTGCTGCCGCTGATCCAGCCGCCGCTGGTGCGGGAACACCGGCTGTATCAGGCGGACTGGCTGCTGCGGTTCTATGGCTTCAGCGTCGAGGAGATTGCCAGCGGCACCACCGGCAACCATCTGGATCTGGGGGTGGATCCGAAACTGGCCTGGGCCTTGCAGAACCGGGCGCAGTTCCCGCTGGATGTGAACCGCGCGCCGCGCGAACTGCTGTTGCGCGTGCCCGGTTTTGGCACCCGCACGGTGGACCGCATCCTGACCGCCCGCCGCAATGGCGCCCTGCGGTGGGAAGATGTGGCCCGGCTGGGCGCGGCGATGAAAAAGGCCCGCCCCTTCATCAGCCTGCCCGGCTGGACCCCGCGCGCGCTGACCGACAGCGCCGATCTGCGCGCCCGCTTTGCGCCGCCGCCCGAACAGTTGCAACTGCTGTGA
- a CDS encoding TerC family protein, whose product MFTITTDPYLVYTSNIFAILGLRALYFALAAILHRFAWLKYALSLLLVFIGSKIFVADLMGWEKFPPAWSLGITFAILGAGVVFSLWKTAADGKEPSRIAGE is encoded by the coding sequence GTGTTCACCATCACGACCGACCCCTATCTGGTCTATACCTCGAACATCTTCGCGATCCTGGGCTTGCGGGCGCTGTATTTCGCGCTGGCCGCCATCCTGCACCGCTTTGCCTGGCTGAAATATGCGCTGTCGCTGCTCTTGGTGTTCATCGGGTCCAAGATCTTCGTGGCCGACCTGATGGGCTGGGAGAAATTCCCGCCGGCCTGGTCGCTGGGCATCACCTTTGCCATCCTGGGCGCCGGCGTGGTGTTTTCCCTGTGGAAGACCGCCGCCGATGGCAAGGAGCCGTCGCGCATCGCGGGCGAATGA
- a CDS encoding YceI family protein translates to MIRLAPLSLIAALAAAPVLAAPEAYVLDASHSQILFSYNHLGFSTSYGMFSGFEGAISFDAEDPAKSSVTVEFPVTTLLTGWQERFDHFMTADFFNAEVNKTVKFVSTGIEVTGDTTARITGDLTINGVTKPVVLDTVLNQKGDHPMANKPWLGFTATTTVLRTDYNLGQFAPYISDEVKIDISIEAMKAE, encoded by the coding sequence ATGATCCGCCTTGCCCCCCTGTCGCTGATCGCGGCGCTGGCCGCCGCCCCGGTTCTGGCCGCCCCCGAGGCCTATGTGCTGGATGCCAGCCACAGCCAGATCCTGTTCAGCTACAACCACCTGGGCTTTTCCACCAGCTACGGCATGTTCTCGGGCTTTGAAGGCGCGATCTCGTTCGATGCCGAAGACCCGGCGAAATCCAGCGTGACCGTCGAATTCCCGGTCACCACCCTGCTGACCGGCTGGCAGGAGCGGTTCGACCACTTCATGACCGCCGACTTCTTCAATGCCGAGGTCAACAAGACGGTCAAGTTCGTCTCGACCGGCATCGAGGTGACGGGTGATACCACCGCCAGGATCACCGGCGATCTGACGATCAACGGCGTGACCAAGCCGGTCGTGCTGGACACCGTGCTGAACCAGAAGGGCGACCACCCGATGGCGAACAAGCCCTGGCTGGGCTTTACCGCCACCACCACGGTGCTGCGGACGGATTACAACCTGGGCCAGTTCGCGCCCTATATCTCGGACGAGGTGAAGATCGACATCTCGATCGAGGCGATGAAGGCCGAGTGA
- the argC gene encoding N-acetyl-gamma-glutamyl-phosphate reductase, translating into MTHRIAILGASGYTGAELVRLIATHPAMRIVALSADRKAGQAMADVFPFLRHLDLPKLQKIDEIDFSNVDLCFCALPHATTQLVIAGLPRDLKIVDLSADFRLRDVAAYEKWYGQPHAAPELQAEAVYGLTEFYRDEIRAARLVAGTGCNAATGQYALRPLISAGVIDLDRILIDLKAGVSGAGRSLKENLLHAELSEGTHSYSAGGKHRHLGEFDQEFSLLAGRPVHVQFTPHLTPMNRGILANVYVDGDAAQIHATLAAAYAAEPFIQVLPFGQLPSTRDIRGSNFCHIGVIGDRISGRAMVIATLDNLCKGSSGQAIQNANLMLGVEETAGLMLAPVFP; encoded by the coding sequence ATGACCCATCGCATCGCCATCCTCGGGGCTTCCGGTTACACCGGGGCCGAGCTTGTCCGCCTGATCGCCACCCATCCGGCGATGCGAATCGTGGCGCTGTCGGCCGACCGCAAGGCCGGGCAGGCGATGGCGGATGTGTTCCCCTTCCTGCGGCACCTCGACCTGCCGAAGCTGCAAAAGATCGACGAGATCGATTTTTCGAACGTTGACCTGTGTTTTTGCGCGCTGCCCCATGCCACCACCCAACTGGTGATCGCCGGCCTGCCGCGCGATCTGAAGATCGTCGATCTGTCGGCCGATTTCCGGCTGCGCGATGTGGCGGCCTATGAAAAATGGTATGGCCAGCCCCATGCCGCGCCCGAATTGCAGGCCGAAGCGGTCTATGGCCTGACCGAATTCTACCGGGACGAGATTCGCGCCGCCCGGCTGGTGGCCGGCACCGGCTGCAATGCCGCGACCGGGCAATATGCGCTGCGGCCGCTGATCTCGGCCGGGGTGATCGACCTTGACCGCATCCTGATCGACCTCAAGGCCGGGGTGTCCGGTGCGGGCCGCAGCCTGAAGGAAAACCTGCTGCATGCCGAACTGTCCGAGGGCACGCACAGCTATTCCGCCGGGGGCAAGCACCGGCACCTGGGGGAATTCGATCAGGAATTCAGCCTGTTGGCCGGTCGTCCGGTGCATGTGCAGTTCACCCCGCATCTGACGCCGATGAACCGGGGCATCCTGGCCAATGTCTATGTCGATGGCGACGCCGCGCAGATCCATGCCACGCTGGCCGCCGCCTATGCCGCCGAGCCGTTCATCCAGGTGCTGCCCTTTGGCCAGCTGCCGTCGACCCGCGATATCCGGGGGTCGAACTTTTGCCATATCGGGGTGATCGGCGACCGGATTTCCGGCCGTGCCATGGTGATCGCCACGCTGGACAACCTGTGCAAGGGCTCGTCGGGGCAAGCGATCCAGAATGCCAATCTCATGCTGGGGGTAGAGGAGACGGCCGGGCTGATGCTGGCGCCGGTCTTCCCGTAA
- the ccmE gene encoding cytochrome c maturation protein CcmE, whose translation MKTLRKRRRIQILAVAAIALVLATGLIGYAMRDGINFFRSPSQVAEAPPPATETFRLGGLVEDGSIVRGQGETVTFRVTDGGAAIPVAFTGVLPDLFGEGQGMIGTGKLVNGTFVATEILAKHDETYMPKEVVDALKEQGVYKEPTN comes from the coding sequence ATGAAAACACTTCGCAAGCGACGCCGGATCCAGATCCTGGCAGTAGCCGCGATAGCCTTGGTGCTGGCGACCGGCCTGATCGGCTATGCCATGCGCGACGGCATCAATTTCTTCCGCTCGCCCAGCCAGGTGGCCGAGGCGCCGCCGCCCGCGACCGAGACCTTCCGCCTGGGCGGTCTGGTCGAGGACGGCAGCATCGTGCGTGGCCAGGGCGAGACGGTGACCTTTCGCGTCACCGATGGCGGGGCGGCCATTCCCGTGGCCTTTACCGGCGTGCTGCCCGACCTGTTCGGTGAAGGGCAGGGCATGATCGGCACCGGCAAGCTGGTGAACGGCACCTTCGTGGCGACCGAGATCCTGGCCAAGCACGACGAAACCTACATGCCCAAAGAGGTGGTGGACGCGCTGAAGGAACAAGGCGTCTACAAGGAACCCACCAACTGA
- the rplI gene encoding 50S ribosomal protein L9, which yields MQVILLQRVAKLGQMGEVVKVKDGYARNYLLPQGKALRASDANIKSFESRKSQLEAQNLDTRKEAEGVADKLNGQSFVVIRSASEAGALYGSVTARDAADAATAAGFTLGRNQIVLDKPIKELGLHGVTVVLHPEVSAKISLNVARSVEEAELQASGKSIQELAAEAEAAAEMDIQQLFDDLGGAASEE from the coding sequence ATGCAAGTCATCCTGCTTCAGCGCGTGGCCAAGCTTGGCCAGATGGGCGAAGTCGTCAAGGTCAAGGACGGCTACGCGCGCAACTACCTCTTGCCGCAAGGCAAGGCGCTGCGTGCCTCGGACGCCAACATCAAGAGCTTCGAGTCGCGCAAGTCGCAGCTCGAGGCCCAGAACCTCGACACCCGGAAAGAAGCCGAAGGCGTCGCCGACAAGCTGAACGGCCAGTCCTTCGTGGTCATCCGTTCCGCCTCGGAAGCCGGCGCGCTCTATGGCTCGGTCACCGCGCGTGACGCCGCCGATGCGGCCACCGCTGCGGGCTTTACCCTGGGCCGCAACCAGATCGTGCTGGACAAGCCGATCAAGGAACTGGGCCTGCACGGCGTGACCGTCGTTCTGCACCCGGAAGTTTCGGCCAAGATCAGCCTGAACGTCGCCCGTTCGGTCGAAGAAGCCGAACTGCAAGCCTCGGGCAAGTCGATCCAGGAACTGGCGGCCGAAGCCGAAGCCGCGGCCGAAATGGACATCCAGCAGCTGTTCGACGATCTGGGCGGCGCCGCCTCCGAAGAATAA